One genomic segment of Schistosoma haematobium chromosome 6, whole genome shotgun sequence includes these proteins:
- a CDS encoding hypothetical protein (EggNog:ENOG410V8IG~COG:T~MEROPS:MER1076186), translated as MDPIKLELLLEQQLKLMQMLMETKVTPPLQPSTSSSTTAPSVDGIANSIAEFHYDPDSNVTFEMWFRRYDDLFKFDFANQDDAWKVRLLLRKLGANELNKYCNLILPLNPCDRSFADTVQTLIQHFGDNSSLFNTRYRCLKLTMNEDDDFLTHVGVVNRECERFRLKSLTEDQFKALILICSLQHQKFSDLRTRLLSRLDQEPKLTLSDIANEYQRLINLQRDTSMVQSGGSSRFEVRAVQQTPHKNKHVPASSSPSHSSSRRQTKATPPAPCWQCGAWHYVRNCPFKQHRCKKCKVIGHKDGFCLRKKTPSQSRNTNKTRPRSRTSSLSLVSSCQSSSPSQRKFITVNINGHSSKLQIDTASDVTILSRKTWIKMGSPNLQHTTQKPRTACGNYLHLLGKMECTVTFRDLAFVGVCYITPADLNLLGFDWFYHLNLADVPLNTICNLVSQPQLRQQPHDFESYTSTLMTQFSTIFQPGLGRCSVMKATLRLKTGAKPVFRPKRPVPYATLQTVDEELNRLQQQGVITPVSYSAWTAPIVIIKKANGTIRICADLSTGLNAALEQHHYPLPVPTDLFTMLNGGRFFAKLDLADAYLQVEVEEASRELLTINTHRGLFQYNRPPFGVKTAPSISQQLMDTILSGISEVAAYLDDIIIVATTLEQLRERTTLVLQRISDNGFRLRPEKCQFHLQSVKYLGFIFDADGRRPDPENIRAIKLMPTPTNVSALRSFLKLVSYYSAFVPSMHDIRAPLNSLLQKNSSWNWTKQCDAAFCKLKSIISSELLLTHYDPAMPIIVAADASANGLGAVISHQFPDASEKAIMHAARTLTPAEKKYSQIEKEALALVFAVRRFHKFLYGRRFTLLTDHKPLLAIFGSKSGIPAHSANRLQRWALALLWYDFEIQYRRTQQFGQADALSRLISDQLAAEENTVIASLLAEDHAECYLTTAIRTLPVSATDMQNASKSDSIIKRTMNYVTNGWPTKKFDGDIKQLYQRRDSLCIVNDCLMFGERVVVPESLRAKVLKQFHLGHPGVRRMKSIARSHAYWPLMDQHITELVGKCMRCQQAAKMNAKVPPVSWPQPDHPWSRIHVDFAGPINGTMYLVVVDALSKWPEINPIIPPTTTKTIQILTEIFSRNGIPDAVVSDNGSQFTSSQFQSFCQRLAIKHLRSPPYHPQSNGQAERFVDTFKRALAKTKGEGTPADALQNFLYVYRTTPNQTLPERKSPAEILMGRRLKTIHSLMHPSNAPTPVRTKFEKQSTYEVGCPVFARNYRPTHSPWTEARVVRRVGRVMYEV; from the coding sequence ATGGACCCTATCAAACTTGAACTGTTACTTGAGCAGCAGCTAAAATTGATGCAAATGTTAATGGAGACCAAGGTTACGCCTCCCTTACAGCCAAGCACGTCTAGTTCAACCACGGCACCATCAGTAGATGGCATCGCAAATAGCATAGCTGAATTTCATTACGATCCTGATTCTAATGTTACTTTTGAAATGTGGTTCAGGCGTTATGATGatctatttaaatttgatttcgcCAATCAAGATGATGCTTGGAAAGTGCGGCTGCTACTTCGTAAACTGGGTGCAAATGAGCTGAACAAGTATTGCAATCTGATCTTGCCGTTGAACCCATGTGACCGATCATTTGCAGACACAGTTCAAACATTAATCCAACATTTTGGCGATAACTCGTCACTGTTTAATACTCGTTATCGTTGCTTGAAGCTAACTATGAACGAAGATGATGATTTTCTTACGCATGTGGGCGTCGTCAACCGTGAATGCGAACGCTTCCGGTTAAAGTCCTTGactgaagatcagtttaaaGCCCTGATCCTTATTTGCAGCCTACAGCACCAAAAGTTCAGTGACTTAAGAACAAGGCTACTAAGTCGTTTGGATCAAGAACCGAAACTCACCCTGAGTGATATAGCTAATGAATATCAACGTCTCATTAATCTTCAACGAGACACTTCTATGGTCCAGAGTGGTGGTTCTAGCCGATTTGAAGTACGAGCGGTGCAACAGACACCTCACAAAAACAAACACGTCCCCGCTTCATCCAGTCCATCTCACTCCAGCTCTAGACGACAGACTAAAGCAACTCCTCCTGCTCCTTGCTGGCAATGTGGTGCATGGCACTACGTTCGAAACTGCCCATTTAAACAACATCGATGCAAGAAGTGTAAGGTTATCGGTCATAAGGATGGGTTTTGTCTGAGGAAGAAGACTCCAAGTCAATCAAGAAATACCAACAAGACCCGTCCTAGATCCCGCACCAGTTCATTGAGCTTAGTATCTTCGTGTCAAAGCTCATCACCAAGTcagagaaaatttattactgttaacATTAATGGGCATTCATCTAAATTGCAAATAGATACAGCATCAGATGTCACTATCCTCTCTCGTAAGACTTGGATCAAAATGGGCAGCCCAAACTTGCAGCATACAACGCAAAAGCCTCGTACTGCGTGTGGTAATTACCTTCACCTGCTAGGAAAAATGGAATGTACAGTTACCTTCCGTGATTTGGCATTTGTTGGGGTATGCTACATAACCCCAGCTGATCTAAATTTGCTCGGGTTCGATTGGTTTTATCACTTAAATTTAGCTGATGTCCCGTTGAATACCATATGCAACCTGGTATCACAACCACAACTGCGACAACAACCACATGACTTCGAATCATATACGAGCACCCTAATGACACAGTTTTCAACTATTTTCCAACCTGGATTGGGTCGCTGCTCTGTCATGAAAGCAACACTTCGGTTGAAAACTGGGGCTAAGCCTGTTTTTCGCCCAAAGAGACCTGTCCCTTATGCAACATTACAAACAGTAGATGAAGAATTGAACCGCCTTCAACAACAAGGAGTTATCACTCCCGTTTCCTACTCTGCATGGACAGCACCTATCGTGATTATTAAGAAGGCCAACGGCACGATACGTATATGTGCTGACCTTTCAACAGGTCTCAATGCAGCTCTGGAACAACATCATTATCCCTTGCCTGTTCCCACAGACCTATTTACCATGCTGAATGGGGGAAGATTTTTCGCTAAGCTGGATCTAGCTGATGCTTATTTGCAAGTGGAAGTAGAAGAAGCATCAAGAGAGCTGTTAACTATCAATACTCATCGTGGTTTGTTCCAGTATAACCGTCCACCTTTCGGAGTCAAAACTGCACCATCTATTTCCCAACAACTAATGGATACTATCCTATCAGGTATCTCGGAAGTCGCGGCTTATTTGGATGACATTATAATTGTAGCAACGACATTAGAACAACTACGAGAACGCACGACATTGGTACTGCAACGCATCAGTGACAACGGGTTCCGGTTACGCCCAGAGAAATGCCAGTTTCATTTGCAGTCGGTAAAGTATTTGGGGTTCATTTTCGATGCCGACGGCCGCAGGCCAGATCCTGAGAATATCCGAGCTATCAAACTGATGCCCACTCCCACTAATGTCTCGGCACTACGTTCCTTCCTGAAACTTGTCAGCTATTACTCAGCGTTCGTTCCATCGATGCATGATATTCGCGCTCCACTCAATAGCTTACTGCAGAAGAACAGCTCTTGGAACTGGACGAAACAGTGTGACGCTGCCTTTTGTAAACTGAAGTCCATTATTAGTTCTGAATTGCTGTTGACACACTACGATCCAGCCATGCCGATCATCGTAGCTGCAGACGCTTCAGCGAATGGCCTAGGCGCTGTTATCTCCCATCAGTTTCCGGATGCGTCGGAAAAAGCCATTATGCATGCAGCCCGTACACTAACCCCAGCAGAAAAAAAATACAGCCAGATAGAAAAAGAAGCGCTTGCACTTGTGTTTGCTGTGCGCCGTTTCCACAAGTTCCTGTACGGTCGGAGATTCACGCTTCTCACAGATCACAAGCCTTTACTCGCAATATTCGGGTCGAAATCTGGCATTCCAGCTCATTCAGCAAATCGCCTTCAGAGATGGGCTTTAGCACTCTTGTGGTATGATTTCGAGATCCAGTACCGACGCACTCAACAATTCGGTCAGGCGGATGCCTTATCACGACTCATTAGTGACCAGTTGGCGGCTGAGGAAAACACGGTAATTGCATCTCTGCTAGCGGAAGACCACGCCGAATGTTATCTGACGACCGCAATACGAACTTTGCCGGTATCTGCAACGGACATGCAAAATGCTTCTAAGAGCGACTCCATCATCAAGAGAACTATGAACTATGTCACCAACGGTTGGCCGACTAAGAAGTTTGATGGTGATATAAAACAGCTGTATCAGCGGCGGGATTCTCTATGCATTGTGAACGACTGCTTGATGTTCGGAGAGAGAGTGGTTGTGCCAGAATCCCTTCGTGCAAAAGTGCTGAAACAGTTCCACCTTGGTCATCCGGGGGTTAGACGAATGAAATCCATAGCCAGGAGTCATGCGTATTGGCCGCTAATGGATCAACATATAACAGAATTGGTTGGGAAATGTATGCGGTGTCAGCAAGCGGCAAAAATGAACGCCAAAGTTCCACCAGTTTCATGGCCACAACCTGATCATCCTTGGTCCAGAATACACGTCGACTTTGCAGGCCCGATTAACGGAACCATGTATCTAGTTGTAGTCGACGCCCTTTCGAAATGGCCTGAAATCAACCCTATCATACCGCCAACGACAActaaaacaatacagatcctCACAGAAATTTTCTCCCGAAATGGTATACCAGATGCTGTTGTATCTGACAACGGTTCACAGTTCACCTCCAGCCAATTCCAGTCATTCTGTCAACGACTAGCCATAAAGCACTTACGCTCGCCACCATACCACCCGCAGTCGAATGGGCAAGCAGAAAGGTTTGTGGATACGTTTAAAAGAGCCTTGGCTAAAACAAAAGGAGAGGGGACGCCAGCAGACGCGTTGCAAAATTTCTTATACGTGTATCGAACAACACCAAATCAAACGTTGCCGGAGCGAAAGTCCCCAGCAGAGATCCTAATGGGAAGAAGACTGAAGACAATCCACAGCCTGATGCATCCAAGTAATGCACCGACACCAGTACGGACAAAGTTTGAAAAGCAATCCACGTACGAAGTGGGATGTCCGGTGTTTGCCCGTAATTACAGACCGACCCATAGTCCATGGACAGAAGCGCGAGTGGTCAGAAGAGTTGGCCGAGTCATGTACGAAGTTTAG